Proteins encoded together in one Zonotrichia albicollis isolate bZonAlb1 unplaced genomic scaffold, bZonAlb1.hap1 Scaffold_254, whole genome shotgun sequence window:
- the LOC141727811 gene encoding olfactory receptor 14A16-like codes for MSNSSSIRHFLLLALADTRQLQLLHFCLLLGISLAALLGNGLIISAVACGHHLHTPMFFFLLNLALTDLGSICTTVPKAMHNSLWDTRNISYTGCAVQVFFFVFYAITEYFLLTVMCYDRYVSICNPLHYGTLLGSRACAHMAAAAWTSGFLTALVHTANTFSLPLCHGNALGQFFCEVPQILKLSCSKSYIRELRLLAVTVCFNFGCFVFIVFSYVQIFRVVLRIPSEQGRHKAFSTCLPHLAVVTLFISTGMFAYLKPPSMSSPSLDLALSVLYSVVPPALNPLIYSLRNQELKAAVCRLMTGWLQKH; via the coding sequence atgtccaacagcagctccatcaggcacttcctcctgctggcattggcagacacgcggcagctgcagctcctgcacttctgcctcttgctgggcatctccctggctgccctcctgggcaacggcctcatcatcagcgccgtagcctgcggccaccatctgcacacgcccatgttcttcttcctgctcaacctggccctcactgacctgggctccatctgcaccactgtccccaaagccatgcacaattccctctgggacaccaggaacatctcctacactggatgtgctgtccaagtatttttttttgttttctatgcTATAACAGAGTATTTCCTTTTGACtgtcatgtgctatgaccgctatgtgtccatctgcaatcctctgcactatgggaccctcctgggcagcagagcttgtgcccacatggcagcagctgcctggaccAGTGGCTTCCTCACTGCTCTCGTGCacacggccaatacattttccctgcccctgtgccatggcaatgccctgggccagttcttctgtgaggtgccccagatcctcaagctctcctgctcgaAATCCTATATCAGGGAACTTAGGCTTCTTGCTGTCACTGTGTGTTTCAATTtcggttgttttgtgttcattgttttctcctatgtacAGATCTTCAGGGTTGTGCttaggatcccctctgagcagggacggcacaaagccttttccacatgcctccctcacctggccgtggtcacTCTGTTCATCAGCACTGGCatgtttgcctacctgaagcccccctccatgtcctccccatccttggatctggccctgtcagttctgtactcggtggtgcctccagccctgaaccccctcatctacagcctgaggaaccaggagctcaaggctgcagtgtgcagactgatgactggatggttacagaaacattaa